A part of Macrobrachium nipponense isolate FS-2020 chromosome 26, ASM1510439v2, whole genome shotgun sequence genomic DNA contains:
- the LOC135199867 gene encoding uncharacterized protein LOC135199867 has translation MALRVTVTTFALVTWLTIQLATGPSKASAMDTFDDAVNVINDGIDWVAEKVARYAMEGKLIKLDGEDNSVRNSRQLPQEEEDEAPAEEKLLVDDPEGRLFIGTGFNGTGVSLNLQGLQTAIGTAIGVAVIVGIIVIIILIIIALATGRDVYSVSKGLTNRFTDPYEEEWYAPNYNYHNYRDQSTYTSYRALDEAARKYGDDKE, from the exons ATGGCCTTGAGAG TTACTGTGACGACCTTCGCCCTGGTGACATGGCTGACCATCCAGCTCGCGACCGGGCCCTCCAAAGCCAGCGCAATGGACACCTTTGACGACGCGGTCAACGTCATCAACGACGGGATTGACTGGGTGGCCGAGAAGGTGGCCAGGTACGCAATGGAAGGGAAGCTTATCAAGCTGGACGGCGAAGACAACTCTGTCCGAAACTCGCGCCAGCttccacaagaagaagaagacgaggcaCCAGCAGAAGAGAAGCTATTAGTGGATGACCCCGAGGGTCGCCTCTTCATCGGAACGGGATTCAACGGGACGGGAGTGAGCCTGAATCTGCAGGGACTTCAAACAGCCATCGGGACGGCCATCGGTGTGGCCGTCATCGTCggcatcatcgtcatcatcatcttgaTCATCATCGCCTTGGCCACCGGAAGAGACGTCTATTCCGTCAGCAAAGGCCTCACCAACAGGTTCACGGATCCATACGAAGAAGAGTG gtatGCTCCGAACTACAATTACCATAACTACAGGGACCAGAGCACCTATACATCCTACAGGGCCTTAGACGAAGCCGCTAGAAAGTACGGCGACGACAAGGAATAA